Proteins encoded by one window of Tubulanus polymorphus chromosome 7, tnTubPoly1.2, whole genome shotgun sequence:
- the LOC141908131 gene encoding kelch-like protein diablo, which yields MNGIDKQKRSLFSTRPFRDKMIEPSLTMITSSPSSDPASPARLAYTSEKHPRHMLDAISVLRKHRELCDVVLVVGQRKIFAHRVILSACSPYFHAMFTGELAESRQTEVTIRDIDELAMELLIDFCYTCNIIVEESNVQTLLPAACLLQLAEIQDVCCEFLKRQLDPSNCLGIRAFADTHACRDLLRIADKFTQHNFQEVMESEEFMLLPVNQLVDIISSEELNVRNEEQVYNAVMAWVKFSIQERRPNLPTVLQHVRLPLMSPKFLVGTVGSDLLVKSDESCRDLVDEAKNYLLLPQERPLMQGPRTRPRKPIRCGEVLFAVGGWCSGDAISSVERYDPQSNEWRMVAPMSKRRCGVGVAVLNDLLYAVGGHDGQSYLNSIERYDPQTNQWSSDVAPTSSCRTSVGVAVLDGYMYAVGGQDGVSCLNFVERYDPQTNRWTKVSSMSTRRLGVGVAVLGGYLYAVGGSDGTSPLNTVEKYDPRANRWSAMAPMGTRRKHLGVAVYNNMIYAVGGRDDATELSSAERYNPNTNTWQPVVAMTSRRSGVGLAVVNGQLMAIGGFDGTTYLKTIEVYDPEQNCWKLYGGMNYRRLGGGVGVVRMPQHEAHLW from the exons atgaacggAATTGATAAACAAAAAAGGAGTTTATTTTCGACTCGTCCGTTCCGAGATAAAATGATCGAACCATCGCTTACGATGATCACTTCATCGCCGTCGTCCGACCCGGCGTCGCCGGCGCGACTCGCGTACACATCGGAAAAACACCCGCGTCACATGCTCGACGCGATCAGCGTGCTGCGTAAACACCGAGAACTGTGCGACGTCGTGCTCGTCGTCGGACAGCGTAAGATATTCGCGCATCGTGTCATACTGTCGGCGTGCAGTCCGTATTTCCACGCGATGTTCACCGGCGAGCTCGCCGAGAGCCGACAAACGGAGGTCACGATTCGCGACATCGACGAACTCGCCATGGAATTACTGATCGATTTTTGTTACACCTGCAACATCATCGTCGAGGAGAGTAACGTACAGACGTTGTTGCCGGCCGCGTGTTTGTTACAACTCGCCGAAATTCAAGATGTCTGCTGCGAGTTTCTCAAACGACAGTTAGACCCGTCGAATTGTCTAGGTATCCGGGCGTTTGCCGATACGCACGCCTGCCGAGACCTTCTGAGAATCGCAGATAAATTTACTCAGCATAACTTTCAGGAG GTGATGGAAAGTGAAGAATTCATGTTATTGCCGGTGAATCAACTCGTCGATATCATCTCCAGCGAAGAGTTGAATGTACGCAACGAAGAACAAGTCTATAACGCTGTGATGGCCTGGGTGAAATTCAGTATACAAGAACGTCGGCCAAATTTACCCACC GTATTACAACACGTCCGTCTGCCGCTGATGAGTCCGAAGTTTTTAGTCGGCACGGTCGGTTCGGATTTACTCGTGAAAAGTGACGAATCGTGTCGCGATTTGGTCGACGAAGCCAAGAACTACTTGCTGCTACCGCAAGAGCGCCCTCTAATGCAAGGACCGCGTACTCGTCCGCGTAAGCCGATTCGCTGTGGAGAGGTGCTGTTCGCCG TCGGTGGTTGGTGCAGCGGAGATGCCATATCCAGCGTTGAGCGGTATGATCCACAGTCGAATGAGTGGCGTATGGTAGCGCCGATGAGCAAGCGGCGTTGTGGCGTTGGCGTTGCTGTTCTCAATGATTTATTATACGCCGTTGGAGGCCATGATGGACAATCATATCTCAATAGTATTGAAAG ATACGACCCACAAACAAATCAATGGAGCAGTGATGTCGCTCCAACCAGTTCTTGTCGTACTAGCGTCGGAGTAGCCGTGCTCGATGGGTATATGTACGCCGTCGGAGGACAAGATGGAGTATCGTGTTTGAACTTCGTCGAAAG ATATGATCCACAGACGAATCGTTGGACGAAGGTTTCATCGATGAGTACCAGACGATTAGGGGTGGGCGTCGCCGTTTTAGGTGGATATCTATACGCTGTAGGTGGAAGTGATGGTACATCTCCACTCAATACGG TGGAAAAATACGACCCGCGAGCAAACCGATGGAGCGCGATGGCACCGATGGGAACTCGTAGGAAACATCTCGGCGTCGCCGTTTACAACAATATGATCTACGCGGTCGGCGGCCGCGACGACGCCACTGAACTGAGCAGCGCCGAACGATACAATCCGAACACTAATACCTGGCAGCCGGTGGTCGCGATGACTTCGCGTAGAAGTGGG GTTGGTTTAGCCGTCGTCAACGGACAGTTAATGGCGATCGGTGGATTCGACGGTACGACGTATTTAAAAACGATCGAGGtctacgacccggagcagaaCTGCTGGAAACTGTATGGTGGAATGAATTACCGTCGTTTAGGGGGCGGAGTCGGCGTCGTGCGTATGCCGCAACACGAGGCTCATCTGTGGTAG